The following coding sequences lie in one Anguilla rostrata isolate EN2019 chromosome 8, ASM1855537v3, whole genome shotgun sequence genomic window:
- the LOC135260936 gene encoding cytochrome b5, whose protein sequence is MSGTEEQSVTQTVKYYRLSEVEERNTFKSTWIIINHKIYDVTKFLEEHPGGEEVLREQAGGDATESFEDVGHSTDAREMAQSFLIGELHPEDRPKIAKPPESNVITVADNTSWWVSWVIPGLAAAIVTLLFRLFTSED, encoded by the exons ATGAGTGGCACCGAAGAGCAATCGGTCACCCAGACGGTAAAATACTACAGGCTGTCAGAAGTGGAGGAACGGAACACGTTCAAGAGTACCTGGATTATTATCAACCACAAAATTTACGATGTTACTAAATTTCTGGAGGAG CACCCTGGCGGCGAGGAGGTCCTTCGCGAGCAGGCTGGAGGTGATGCGACGGAGAGTTTCGAGGATGTGGGACACTCCACCGACGCCAGAGAAATGGCCCAGAGCTTCCTGATTGGCGAGCTGCACCCA GAAGACCGGCCTAAAATTGCAAAACCTCCa GAGTCTAATGTTATAACAGTGGCAGACAATACAAG CTGGTGGGTAAGCTGGGTGATCCCTGGCCTCGCTGCAGCCATTGTCACTCTTCTGTTCCGTTTGTTCACGTCAGAGGACTGA
- the LOC135260935 gene encoding divergent protein kinase domain 1C-like isoform X1: MGSPWRGFALWRLGLRTRKRTILLLALFWFGTWMFFSGVVFVHKTMFSDLCTDKKSKQILQGVCEEYGHGVLAGDLCEELCVSHRVEYRRCLYYEHGKKVMQADWRGVPIVLKSKLENFSSYEALGPLDYQEGASPSPWDAVLYATLEIRSSLGLELGGAGEALPGGFPRASTRAELASLWSLLQQEEYTFFRTLQDLSRHVVKVLGSCGHFYAVEYLVAGRGWSQNLFSQEALLGLEGGADGRSGRDIVFRIALSFLDMVRHFESDFPHRLHLCDIKPENFGVRGDLTVVAIDVDMAFFEPKMQNILEQTCSSDEDCNFFDCISKCDMKENKCSSERVNSNLQVICNKIFRHWFRPLLPVSRVELPLEVELQRAVQDCAEMDVANGVHAQTVHLHLQSLLSQLLQNVSGQTTSYAR; encoded by the exons ATGGGGTCACCGTGGAGGGGCTTTGCACTGTGGAGGCTGGGGCTGAGGACCCGCAAAAGAACAATCCTGCTGCTGGCCCTCTTCTGGTTTGGAACGTGGATGTTCTTCAGTGGTGTGGTCTTTGTGCACAAGACAATGTTCTCTGACCTCTGCACAGATAAAAAGAGCAAGCAGATTCTGCAGGGAGTG TGTGAGGAGTACGGGCATGGCGTCCTGGCGGGGGACCTGTGTGAGGAGCTGTGCGTGAGCCACAGGGTGGAGTACAGACGCTGCCTGTACTACGAGCACGGCAAGAAGGTGATGCAGGCCGACTGGCGGGGAGTGCCCATCGTGCTGAAGTCCAAGCTGGAGAACTTCTCCTCCTACGAGGCTTTGGGTCCACTGGACTACCAGGAGGGAGCCAGCCCGTCGCCCTGGGACGCGGTCCTGTACGCCACGCTGGAGATCAGGAGCTCCCTGGGGCTGGAGCTGGGGGGCGCCGGGGAGGCGCTCCCGGGGGGGTTCCCGCGGGCCTCCACCCGGGCCGAGCTGGCCTCCCTCTGGTCCCTGCTCCAGCAGGAGGAGTACACCTTCTTCAGGACGCTGCAGGACCTCAGCCGGCACGTGGTGAAGGTGCTGGGCTCCTGCGGGCACTTCTACGCCGTGGAGTACCTCGTCGCCGGCCGGGGCTGGAGCCAGAACCTCTTCTCACAGGAGGCACTGCTGGGCCTGGAGGGGGGTGCCGACGGCAGGTCGGGGAGGGACATCGTGTTCCGGATCGCCCTCAGCTTCCTCGACATGGTGCGGCACTTTGAGAGCGACTTTCCCCACCGCCTACACCTCTGCGACATCAAGCCTGAAAATTTTGGGGTCCGGGGGGACCTCACG GTTGTGGCCATCGATGTTGACATGGCTTTCTTTGAGCCCAAAATGCAGAACATTCTAGAGCAGACCTGCTCCAGCGACGAAGACTGCAACTTCTTTGACTGCATTTCCAAATGCGAcatgaaggaaaacaaatgcagCTCTGAGCGAGTGAACAGCAACTTGCAG GTGATCTGCAACAAAATCTTTAGACACTGGTTCCGTCCTTTGCTTCCAGTTTCCAGGGTGGAGCTCCCCCTAGAGGTGGAATTGCAGCGTGCGGTGCAGGATTGTGCAGAAATGGATGTCGCCAATGGTGTACACGCTCAAACTGTTCATCTCCACCTCCAAAGCCTTCTATCCCAGCTCCTGCAAAACGTCTCAGGACAGACGACAAGTTATGCCCGCTGA
- the LOC135260935 gene encoding divergent protein kinase domain 1C-like isoform X2: protein MGSPWRGFALWRLGLRTRKRTILLLALFWFGTWMFFSGVVFVHKTMFSDLCTDKKSKQILQGVCEEYGHGVLAGDLCEELCVSHRVEYRRCLYYEHGKKVMQADWRGVPIVLKSKLENFSSYEALGPLDYQEGASPSPWDAVLYATLEIRSSLGLELGGAGEALPGGFPRASTRAELASLWSLLQQEEYTFFRTLQDLSRHVVKVLGSCGHFYAVEYLVAGRGWSQNLFSQEALLGLEGGADGRSGRDIVFRIALSFLDMVRHFESDFPHRLHLCDIKPENFGVRGDLTVVAIDVDMAFFEPKMQNILEQTCSSDEDCNFFDCISKCDMKENKCSSERVNSNLQVQLC, encoded by the exons ATGGGGTCACCGTGGAGGGGCTTTGCACTGTGGAGGCTGGGGCTGAGGACCCGCAAAAGAACAATCCTGCTGCTGGCCCTCTTCTGGTTTGGAACGTGGATGTTCTTCAGTGGTGTGGTCTTTGTGCACAAGACAATGTTCTCTGACCTCTGCACAGATAAAAAGAGCAAGCAGATTCTGCAGGGAGTG TGTGAGGAGTACGGGCATGGCGTCCTGGCGGGGGACCTGTGTGAGGAGCTGTGCGTGAGCCACAGGGTGGAGTACAGACGCTGCCTGTACTACGAGCACGGCAAGAAGGTGATGCAGGCCGACTGGCGGGGAGTGCCCATCGTGCTGAAGTCCAAGCTGGAGAACTTCTCCTCCTACGAGGCTTTGGGTCCACTGGACTACCAGGAGGGAGCCAGCCCGTCGCCCTGGGACGCGGTCCTGTACGCCACGCTGGAGATCAGGAGCTCCCTGGGGCTGGAGCTGGGGGGCGCCGGGGAGGCGCTCCCGGGGGGGTTCCCGCGGGCCTCCACCCGGGCCGAGCTGGCCTCCCTCTGGTCCCTGCTCCAGCAGGAGGAGTACACCTTCTTCAGGACGCTGCAGGACCTCAGCCGGCACGTGGTGAAGGTGCTGGGCTCCTGCGGGCACTTCTACGCCGTGGAGTACCTCGTCGCCGGCCGGGGCTGGAGCCAGAACCTCTTCTCACAGGAGGCACTGCTGGGCCTGGAGGGGGGTGCCGACGGCAGGTCGGGGAGGGACATCGTGTTCCGGATCGCCCTCAGCTTCCTCGACATGGTGCGGCACTTTGAGAGCGACTTTCCCCACCGCCTACACCTCTGCGACATCAAGCCTGAAAATTTTGGGGTCCGGGGGGACCTCACG GTTGTGGCCATCGATGTTGACATGGCTTTCTTTGAGCCCAAAATGCAGAACATTCTAGAGCAGACCTGCTCCAGCGACGAAGACTGCAACTTCTTTGACTGCATTTCCAAATGCGAcatgaaggaaaacaaatgcagCTCTGAGCGAGTGAACAGCAACTTGCAGGTGCAGCTTTGTTGA